The window GGGGACTTTTAAGGTTCCAGTTGCATCAATAATCACAGGATAATTTAATTACATGATAGAAAAGTGATAAATGATGATTGATCAATATAACTTCATAAATAGTCCACCTGTGTATGATTTTATTCACAAGATTAAAGTTTCCTTTAACTGAATCCAGACAATTGCTTCTGTTTGCATGCAACAGAAAGAACACTGGGCCACAGTgaaatataaatgaaactatTAAAGAgcaaacagaaaatacagcCAGAGGATTTGAAAATGTGTACTTTTAATTTAGTTCCCTTCGGGTAGGGTGGGACTTTTCAGGTCTGAATGAGGAATGAAGGCAGAGTATCACACCAATCCATGAAACAACTTCATTTATCATCTTAAATATCATTATGTGCAATTGttcatacagtacaatacaccAGCTCAGCCTAGAAAATATTTGTACACAAATAAAATATCTTATTTAATAAATCTTGGTTCTCTCTCGGCAAAGATCTTAAAGACTGCTAGTAAGACTGACTTTAAATGCACGTCACACTTTCTTCAATTTACTGGTGGTTTCACAACTATGGAACAAAAGAAATCCtattgccattcattttggtgaTGTGGTTAGGAATTACAAAGGGGCAGGTTTGGAAAAGAGGAgtcacattttgttaatattgCTGTGTGACGGTCAAACAGACCAGGAGCTGGCCAGTGAAACTGTGATTTTAGCCGTAAGTGTGGCCAAGGTCTTTCTCAGCCAGAATAAAATACACCCAtttgacacactgacacatacgATTTCAGAAAACACAAGTCAAACAAACCATAGAATCAATTTTTGATACCTGCTTTTCATCCAAAAATCCAATCCACTTCCTTTCACAATTCTCCTCAAGAGTGCAGCATTAAAAGGAAACATTTTGAATTCTGCTTCAGCCAGTTTCAAAATTTAAACCAACAACCATAAGCATGGTGTTATGCTAGTTCATGCAAGGCCAAGAGTAGAGCATCAGTGCATTCACACATATCTGCACCTGTACTTGGGATCGCTGCCTGCCATGCAAATACAGAGGAGACAAGAAGCTGGACAACTGACCTGTTAACTGATCAGGAGTTCAATTCAGCATGGTAAAACATTCATTATACTGGATTATCTTTATTTGACTTCACAGAGGTTGGACACTGGGAACCTAAACCACTTTCCATCAGTtagtttagaaatatttttttgaagAATATCAATTACATATTTGGTTAGCCTGTTTTCATGTGTCATCTGCAAAACGCTATGAACGTCATACTCATAAATTGAGTAAGTTTCAGGGTACAAATATGTTGTTTCTTACAGATTAACACATACAATGAACCTAATAAAAAAAGTTCAACATTACATATGTAGTACCATGCCGATATTTTGTGGTATTACATTCTCTGATTGTTTACTACCATTATACTAAGACAGTGTTTCGGTTAAAGGAGATGAAACAAATGATGAATCATTAGTGTTACCACATTACCCAACTACAATTTACATGATTCTGGATTAGTAATGTTAGACAGCTACAGTAATCTTCAGTGTGAAGAAAGGTAACCATAGACCGATATATTACGCTTTAAGGGGCTGAAATATATGACCCTAGATGTCAATGGCATGTTCTTGTTAACTTTAAAACACATACataagacaaaaacacatttcaatgtatcaatgtgaaaacaaactaaatgtaaTCAATTCCTTTTAAGTACAGTCAATAACATAATGGAGTGAATCCATTCCAAGTTTGTTGGATCTTAACTGACTGAAATACCATCTAACAGAGTTCAACTGTCCCTCAAAGCCTCCTCAGTCCACATCGAGACTGAACCAATCAATTTTGCTCAAACAACCAATGAAAACATAGCAAGGGTCCAGTAAACGTCTCTCTCAATTCtctttggaaaaataaaaatataattagtAAAGACCCCAACCAGTATAACTTTGGGAAGCTGTGGCAGTGTTCCTTAAATGATTGTTGCATATTCAAGTTGAGCTTTCAGGTTACAGTTGAAATCTGAAGCGTTTCTGATAATTAAAGATTAAGTACTGTAGTACCTGCAGTCTAAATCACCAGCACACACTGCCCAACTGTATACTGTCCTTCATTCTGAAGCACATGACATACAAGCTGACTAGAACTgaaataattacaaaataaagagaTGAGTCAAACTCagcaaaaactaaactaaacacagCATTGTGCTTTTTTATAAGCTACAAATTATCATATACTATTTATTTCAAAAGTGAAACAGTACTTAATTTGAAATATACATTAATTTGAAATGTCTGGACATTCCTTTTCAGTGTAACATACAAATCCCCTTCATGTGTAGTTTGAAATCTTTGAACTTATCTTATTTCCTGTAAGCCACATGCTCATTAAATACATTAGCTCATATATACAGGGGCACACAAGAAGAGTAATAAGGTCTTTTGATGTAGTGTTTGATACATCTGAGTGTGTTTTATCATTTTCCTTTTATCGTCGGTCTCTGTTACCAAGATGGTGTGGGGTTGAAGTTTAATGCAAGAGCACTGGGAGCACTTAAGGAGTACAATAATGGCCATGAACATGACTAACACAAGCTCACACAGCAAAATAGTGTTGAGATATAAGGGGGTTAAGAAAAATATGGGAGAGGGAATGGAGGGAGAGACGAACAAGTCCTCTGGGAACAAAGCACAAAGAAAAGGTTAGACTGGAAAATAAAGACGTTGAGAAGAGGCACTAAAAGCCCCCTGACTGTTCATGAAACTGGCCACTTAGTTTCCTGCTGCATTTAGCCCACTCATCAATAATACCCTGCAATCCATCTGTCCAATCATCCAGCCACACGCTAATCTCATATCCATCCAATTATTTGTATGCGTTTCCCTCTGTTGTGGTCCTCTGTAAGTTGGGGGTTTCAACTGGTAACAGGTGGGGATGGTCGAGAGGGAGGCTGCAGGAGGTCCAGCAGACCCGCTCACTGCTCCTCTAACCAGGAGGGCTTGTCGGCCCCTGGAGGCCTCAACTTAATGTTGAACTGCTTCAGCGTCTGCTCCAGCTGCTGCTGGTTGCCAGCAAAGTATGCTGAGATGGCATTatggaagaggaggagctgcTTATGCATCACCTTCAcctgagagagaaagggagtaTAGGTAATTGGTTTGTGCATATTGTCACAACGAACACACCGAGTCAAACCTGAAAGACTTTTCACTTTGaaggctgatgatgatgatgatgatgatgatgatgatgcaggCCTGCTCTGCACACTAACCTTATTCTCCTCCAGGAACTTGAGTTTAATGATGACGTCCGAGCGAAGGCGTTCATACTTGTCCTTCTGGACTTGGTACTGTTGCTGAGCAGCATCTATGCGGGCCATGGCTACAGCGTCCCTCGGACCCAGACTCAGTTCTTCCAGGTCTGACCGGTAGGCATCAAACTCCAGTCTGTTCACAAAAGGGGTAGAGGAAATACAGAGTTGTAAAAGGCCCTACaaactttatttactttaagaGATTGGATCCTACATATCCTATATCACAtgactgtatttgtgtttgttagtgtgctgtgtttctgtgcaccaatcaggatttgGCAATATTTTATGAATTATGAATGGTGATTTTAAATGTCATAATAAAAGCTATTCACAAAGAGCATCCAAACATCATCTTAGCTTATAGAGATAGAACAATGTCCCTGCCTTGCATTTCATTCAATGAATATAGGAATTTACCGGGTCAGTGTGGGGTTCAATTGGCAACACTGCCTTAACACAATCTGTCTGTTTCTTACAATATTTGTTTAAGAAATTCTATATGTATGCAAGTTATTCTCATAAATTATGGTTTAGTCTCAAATTAATGTATTAAGATTTGTTGCAATATTTTGTTACAATACAGGCATTTCATTTCATGGTATTATCGGGTATATCATGACAAAATCAATATTTATGCATTTAataccccgtttacacgtacatggttattttgaaaaactgagacatttccctccgtttgtgcccttcgtttacacgcaaacggagaatttgcctctgaaaaccattctttctaaaaactccggccagagtggacatcttggaaaactttgtttgcacgtttgcatgtaaactgagacaaacgaaggtttaggcagccgaggaagtgaggaagctgttgttgctattttcgggattctgattggctaacgtgggcttgagcttctcgttacactgccacctacaggtttggcatgctcttgacggcattgacggcatataatgtttgtgtaaacaaacacttttctgaaaactgacagctgtgcacaatgttatttttgaaaacagaaaggttgaaatgtccgtttatgaatagccggccacgtgtaaacatAGTATAAGTTGTCTATATCCCTTTGCTAAtcctcctttaaaaaaaagggtttcCATCCAGTCTCTTAGATCGAAAGAATAATTAATGTGCTGCATTTCCTTACCTGGCATTTTCATACATCTTGATTGTCATTAGGGTGTCCTCCATGGTCTTCTTGACCAGTGTGTTGATGCTGGACACAAAGAAGTTAATGGCACCAAGTAGAGTCTCCCCGTTCTTACACAGCAACTTCTGAGTCTCTGCATTGTAGCCAAACTCATCCTGTAAACAAGGCATTGATGCccacaataaaacatgaatggtgtttatgctttaatgtttgatgtttatataatatttaaCTTCAAAAGATGCAGATCTATATAGAACAGTTAAAGGAACAGGCCGACTTATTGAGACtctagcttattcaccgtatcccccagagttagataagtccacacatacccttctcatctccgtgcgtgtcgtaacccTGTCTGACGCACCCCCCGCTAGCCTggtttagcacagatcctggaggtaactggctccaactagcctactgctcccaataagtgacaaaataacgccaacattttcctaattacgtgttgtgatttgtatagtcacagcgtgtacaaataacaaggtcacatgagacacagccatcttctaaccatatataaactgggaactattctcagaaggtgaagcgctgctacttctgctacatGGGCGGAGtgagcacctgagaagccccgtggtgaggagcagagagtaacaacggtgcttttcaggtgttgcgctaatcactccgcccaagtagcagaagtagcagtgcttcgccttctgtggagaatagttcccagtttatatacggttagaagatagcggtgtctcatgtgaccttgttatttgtacacactgtgactatacaaatcacaacatgtaaataggaaaatgttggcgttattttgtcacttattgggagcagtaggctagttggagccagttacctccaggatctgtgctaaaccAGGCTAGCGGGGGGTGCGTCAGACAgggttacgacacgcacggagatgagaagggtatgtatggacttatctaactctggggaatacggtgaataagctaaagtctcaataagtcggcatgttcctttaagacATAAAAGCTATATGAACAGATTTTGAGGCCTTACCCGTAGCTCTGGAGATTTCTGACTGAGGTCAGCAAAGGTGTCACCCAGCGCATGCTGCGTCTGCACCATGTTGTAGAAGTGGTTGGTCAGCGCTCTGGCCAATCGCAGCACACTCTCATATTTCTTTTTAGTGTCTCTCAGCACCTCAATCTGGGCCTCCAGCTCCAGGTCCACAGTCCGGGAACCCCGACCAAAACGCTCTGAGATCATTTGCTTTGTACACTGAAACAatgaagacacacagagacattagTAACCTTAATGCAACTCCCTTCTGTGATATGTATGGGCGGAGGGGTTCCTAATTCCAGAGGATCCTCTGgcacacacaaaaatctaaatcaccAAGTAGCTCTTTACCATGAAGCTCACCAGGACCTCAGATACCTTGTAAGTGTTGAAACCCCACTTCTTCATGGTTTCTAGTTTTTCCACAGCCACACCGCGGGTCACTTCCTCTGCCGTCATTGacgagctgctgctgctgtggtgcATGTTTGAACCTGATGGATGAGATGCAAATGTAGAAACACAGGAAcatgataaaaaacaaacaagcaacaaGAAAACTAAACCTTTCAGGCAGAGAACAAGATTAAGCCCAGCAAAGATTAGACCAAGAATCCTaaactacttaaagtacattaaaACTGTGCTGCTTTCAATAAAGACAAAACTGAGCATGGTTTCTGAAATTGGTCTGCTATCTTCCAACTCATGTCCACCACCACTATCCCTTAAAATCAACTGTAAAACATGCGTAGGAGAGAGCTAGAGTTAATGAGTGAGTAAATAGCAAGAAAATGCAGAGAAGTATACTGGGAGGAAATATTGGACTAAGGAAAACGTTAATATTGTAGACaccaaattagttttttttagagctgtaataaaaaaggtaaaaatactGTACTGCAGGGATATTTTGGGTCACTACTAAAATGGCAATCTGATTATTCAATGTAGAGACTGTAGCATTTAACTTCACCTCTATCCCTCCCCAGTACCTTGGTATTCATTTGATTGGCTTGTTATGTGGCAGAAGACAGACCTGCTTGGGGGAACGCTACTTTGCCTGGACTTCATACGCAGATCTGTGACAATGGGTGGGTGGTCGGGTATGGATGAAGGAATGGTTCAGGGCGAGTATGAATTAAGGTAGGGTGTGAGAGTgggatttattattatttttattcaaataATGGGAATGGTTTTTCAGGATCAGGATTTAAAATGATTGTTGGATATTTAGGGTTTAAACATGAACTTATTTTTGAGGTTGAACAAGCGTGCCAGGAATGGAATGATAACGTAGGAGGGAGATTGTGGGGAGGAGCTGGTAGATGCAGAAAAGACGGAGAAAGTAAGATGACAaaagggagaagaggaggatgaggaacaTGTATGAGGGAATGGTGAAAAGGAGGTGgaggacaaagacagacaagatgaaaagacaacatttaGTGCATGACAATGCAGACAAAAGAGTGATGGAGAAAAGACGGGGGCATTTTCAACTGCAGCAGTACAATGAATGGAAAAGATTAACATGAGAAAAATGAGGGCCTCTAAAAACTGAAAGTTTACGAAGGTTCTCTCAATAACATCTTACTTTTGCCATCGATATTCAAAGTCTTAATACAAATATACACCGGGATAGACATGAAGATGGTTTCCATTTTGCTACAGAGAAGTTCAGAGATCAGATTTGTGAGTTATtctgacaaacaaaaaaaagcgcAGACCCCTTAATAGATTAGCTTAAAAAAGCAAGAGAAACCAACCAAAAAGAAGAATATGTAAAAGAAATGCCATGTTAGAAAAAAGCCACGATATGTCCAAAAAGAAGAGGAGCAAGCAGTAAGAACTGTAATGCCCTTCTCTCCACTGAAAAAGAGAACATTTGATGAAGATAAAAAGGGACAGAGAAGCTGGTTCCCAGCTATGTAAAAACTCACACTCCGTATGAAAAGCGTCTTTCCAAAATGAGATAGCAATCATATAAGAAATATCCATTAAAATCAAGTTATGTGTTTTACAGCCAACACAAAACATTCTGGCTTATCAATAATTAACAGTTTTTACTGATCTATGTTGTAGATCCTATAAACATCCCCACTCCCCCAAATTATTCTATCACATTTTGGAAATAAGCTCtccattattaataataatttgatcTAAGGAGCCACCTAATCCTGTAACTGGGATCCTTTTGTTAAACTCTGCATTGTAGCGCACAGCAgggcctgagagagagagagtgggacaaatatacaaaaatattagTATCAAATAAGTAGTAAAGAGAGTGTCATTTCCCTTTAATATGGTGTATACAGCTACACTGCTGAAGTCAATGTTTTGAACTAGAACATTGCATTAATCCCTTAGTGGAACTTCAGTATCACACAACATGTGAAAAAACTCCAAAGACACAGTATATTGGATCTAGTTATCATAATTTATTAGTAAAAgttatttttgtatgtttaaCAGCAAAATCTTGCTGCTTATGAGCTAGAAGAAACAGGACAATAATTAATGGAAGTCCCAGGGTTTGACGTAAGGTACCTACCTAATTCTTGGCATTCTTGAATTTAAACCATTGCTTAACATTTAGAAACACTGACATATAGTATTTGATGATGAACTTGTCTTTCAGGAGTGTTATAGTACAGTTACAGTATATCTAAAAACTTGAGATAGTCATGAATTGTGGCCTATTTCTGAGGCATTACCCTGCATTCAGACTGCTAAAACAAAGCAAGGGGCTGCGTTGGTGGGGGGAGAGCTGTTTTAGGTatcttttacttctttttttctttctaattaGCAAAGAATTTCCATTAAGTCTGGTGATTACTGTAGTAGCTATAGTTAcacttttttattatctttttcCAAACATTCTGTTTGGTGACTAATTCCATTAAATACATTACAATTAGAcaagtctcgcatagccagacctatctccacagcgctgtgtcagcccTGGAGAAAGGTCTGGGTGAACCCAGCATAATTCTGCactaaggggaaaaaaaacactatgggttgtttgtatttctttaaaccaatcacattcgtcttgggcggcgctaaacccaagatgcagcgacggtgcccGGTGAAAACGGTAACACGCAGATTGCAGAAGGGGAAGAGATTTCTGTCTGAAATAAGCGGCCAATGGCAGGCTTATACGCACATCTACATTCTGTGAGTCAGACTGCTATTAGACAGAACATGTTGGTGCTCCCATGTGGTTTTTGAAATAGTCCTTCTTCCCATATCTGCACATAAACCCATAACATACTGAGTAATACAGACCACAGAGGCACATTTTCAGATACAGTGGAGGCTAGGGAAGCTTGGGATAAATCAGCGCAAATTGACCACCAATTAACTGCTTTATGATTTCATGGGAAGGATGAAAAGAGGAGGCCCCAGAAACCAAACACTTCATTGTCATTAGACTCACTGAATAAGTGAGTCAGAGGCACAGCACAGAGTCAACAGAAGAAGTCCAAATGGGACAACGAAAGTATAGCTGAGAAGAGACTGGAAAGATGTAAGAAATGATtgggagagacaaagaaaaaaacgtaGTAAAAAAGTAGGACTCTACCTTTGATTGAGCTGGTGGGGATGATACCCTCTGCTGTTCCTCCATAACCCCCAGATACAATGCTAGTCTCGTTGAGATTGGGCCCCGATACCATCACCTGCTGTAGGTCCTACAAAGTTTAAGTGGGggaaataacaaaaaagaacCAGAACAAGGGAAGGATAGAGGGTTTTGGGTGGGGATATGTAGACAGGAGATTATGACTTGAGTGTTAAATTCAGACAGTGTAGATAATGTAGGTTAAAGGCTTATTCACTAGAGGGGGACAAATACTACTATGTTAGGAAGGTTAGTCAGTACACACACAATCTTCAGGCAGTGGCTAACTTCAACCACTCCCTGTCTACCAACAGGAAAAACTACAAAGACTAAAAAAAAACCACATCGCTAAAGTGCCCAGTCAATGATCAACCTAACTGCTTGAACTGAATCTCCTGTCGAGAAGGGATCAAGCAAGAGGACTACGATACGACAGCTGTGATATCCTTCAAGTCTAACCCAAGCAGGGACTCCAATGATCTATGCAGCAGGAAAGGCTCAAGCAAACGATTTTCTCCTTCCAAAATAATCACAGGTTTCAGTGAAGCTCTGGATCATGAGGGTAACTGTGTCACGATCCATCTTGTGGGTTTTCCTTAATTCAACTCACTGTTCTCTTTTGTTTGCCTTCCTGCTCAAGTATctagtaaagaaaaaaacatttgggagGAATTTATGGAAAAGGAAAATCTGGCCTGAATGGATTTCTCAGTTTGGCCAACCGTCGTATGTGAGCATTGGTTCCTACAATAAACAGGTTGAAATTTACCTCCTGCCTGTGCCGTAAGCAAGCCTCTTATATCTTTTGTTACTGCACTGAGCTATAGGGCCAGGACCCATATCGTCCATCCTAAAATGTGAACAGGAGCATAATATATAGGTCACTTCCTGAAACCTAAAGTCAGATTGTGATAAGGATAGTAAGTTCTGGAAGGGAGGTGGCCGTTTCCATTTTGTAAGCAAACACGAAGAGTATGTTTGATACTACCAACAGGAAGTACAAATACAACTGCTGTGCTTTCTGCTGTTGGAGGTTAAACAGGCAAAATGTATCTAGGCTCTACTTCAGGGCCGTATATGTTTGTGGTCATGGTCAGCTTACTCTTGCCAGAACACAACTACAATCCTCATTGTGACTACAACATCAAACAGAACAAGCACAGCCAACTCACATCAATATTACAGCAGTCGTAATGACATGACGACGATTATTATGACGCCATGTTTGATTTGTCAACCAACACCCACTAAAATTAAGAAATCACACCCACACATCAGTCAAGTGCACACATAATCTAGGCTACTGTATAttagcttcacacacacacatatgattTCTAATAATCAAATGGAAACGGATTGTAATGTAGAGACAtaagtgttagctgtcagctaTTTTGTTAATACTACTCAATTTGAGGCATCAAGTCCTTCTATCTAGAGTTAGTAGGAGCCAAGTTAACAGGCAGCACAATTCAAGCTGCACAGTACATAACAATGACATAtctgacattttgtgaaatgaaCCAACAAAGTGGTGTGATGCAATTTAATGCTGCAGAAAGTCAAACCACTGAGCAGTACTACACACACCAACATtaaatgcagacagacacacacacaaatgcacaaatggCCTGCTCACCCTGGTGCCTCTGGAGCTCCCTACCTTCTCATCTAAGCTCCACTGCAGTTTTGCAGCCTGCCCAGAGATGGAGGAGGGGGAATcgacaaacacaacaacaacaacaacaacaacaacaaaaaagaaacaaaaagaaaaagaaaggagacaaaaagaaaaaatccatgACTGAAATCATGAAACAAGATAGAatgatttaaaagaaatcccAGACAAAGCATCATAATGTCCACAGACAGCAGGGATGTAGGATGGAGAGCAGTGATGACTGATATCACAGCAGCTCAGGATTCATCATTTAGATTTTATTATGTTAAATTTACAAGTGGGTCATCTTGTCCACTGGGTGAATATGTTTAATGCTCATCACTCTATAATGTGTTACCACTATAGCTTTGCTATAATATTATTCCATCACTGCTTGGACAAAGAAATACGGATTTGAGTACAACACCGCAGAAATTAAGataattatttacatttacacacattaaaAGCTGACATTTATATTGGGGGGGGGAATCAAGAAAgaactgtgtacacacacatacattgacACAAACATGTGAGTGGCCAAACTCCTGGTAGCACACTTTGATtgccagaaaaaaaatgtgtctctctctattttAGCAATGAATTTGTTTCGTGTCagaagtaaagtgtaacctttTAGCCAAATGGCCTTCATCATAGCAACAGTGacatttctgtagcctacaaTGACAGTTTTCACCATTTAACCTCG is drawn from Sander vitreus isolate 19-12246 chromosome 13, sanVit1, whole genome shotgun sequence and contains these coding sequences:
- the arfip2b gene encoding arfaptin-2b isoform X5 → MTDSIMSKAATMEIPINSNGDTGTLAEDDSLEQAAKLQWSLDEKDLQQVMVSGPNLNETSIVSGGYGGTAEGIIPTSSIKGSNMHHSSSSSSMTAEEVTRGVAVEKLETMKKWGFNTYKCTKQMISERFGRGSRTVDLELEAQIEVLRDTKKKYESVLRLARALTNHFYNMVQTQHALGDTFADLSQKSPELRDEFGYNAETQKLLCKNGETLLGAINFFVSSINTLVKKTMEDTLMTIKMYENARLEFDAYRSDLEELSLGPRDAVAMARIDAAQQQYQVQKDKYERLRSDVIIKLKFLEENKVKVMHKQLLLFHNAISAYFAGNQQQLEQTLKQFNIKLRPPGADKPSWLEEQ
- the arfip2b gene encoding arfaptin-2b isoform X1, which translates into the protein MTDSIMSKAATMEIPINSNGDTGTLAEDDSLEQAAKLQWSLDEKVGSSRGTRDLQQVMVSGPNLNETSIVSGGYGGTAEGIIPTSSIKGPAVRYNAEFNKRIPVTGLGSNMHHSSSSSSMTAEEVTRGVAVEKLETMKKWGFNTYKCTKQMISERFGRGSRTVDLELEAQIEVLRDTKKKYESVLRLARALTNHFYNMVQTQHALGDTFADLSQKSPELRDEFGYNAETQKLLCKNGETLLGAINFFVSSINTLVKKTMEDTLMTIKMYENARLEFDAYRSDLEELSLGPRDAVAMARIDAAQQQYQVQKDKYERLRSDVIIKLKFLEENKVKVMHKQLLLFHNAISAYFAGNQQQLEQTLKQFNIKLRPPGADKPSWLEEQ
- the arfip2b gene encoding arfaptin-2b isoform X2, encoding MTDSIMSKAATMEIPINSNGDTGTLAEDDSLEQAAKLQWSLDEKDLQQVMVSGPNLNETSIVSGGYGGTAEGIIPTSSIKGPAVRYNAEFNKRIPVTGLGSNMHHSSSSSSMTAEEVTRGVAVEKLETMKKWGFNTYKCTKQMISERFGRGSRTVDLELEAQIEVLRDTKKKYESVLRLARALTNHFYNMVQTQHALGDTFADLSQKSPELRDEFGYNAETQKLLCKNGETLLGAINFFVSSINTLVKKTMEDTLMTIKMYENARLEFDAYRSDLEELSLGPRDAVAMARIDAAQQQYQVQKDKYERLRSDVIIKLKFLEENKVKVMHKQLLLFHNAISAYFAGNQQQLEQTLKQFNIKLRPPGADKPSWLEEQ
- the arfip2b gene encoding arfaptin-2b isoform X4 — protein: MTDSIMSKAATMEIPINSNGDTGTLAEDDSLEQDLQQVMVSGPNLNETSIVSGGYGGTAEGIIPTSSIKGPAVRYNAEFNKRIPVTGLGSNMHHSSSSSSMTAEEVTRGVAVEKLETMKKWGFNTYKCTKQMISERFGRGSRTVDLELEAQIEVLRDTKKKYESVLRLARALTNHFYNMVQTQHALGDTFADLSQKSPELRDEFGYNAETQKLLCKNGETLLGAINFFVSSINTLVKKTMEDTLMTIKMYENARLEFDAYRSDLEELSLGPRDAVAMARIDAAQQQYQVQKDKYERLRSDVIIKLKFLEENKVKVMHKQLLLFHNAISAYFAGNQQQLEQTLKQFNIKLRPPGADKPSWLEEQ
- the arfip2b gene encoding arfaptin-2b isoform X3 — its product is MTDSIMSKAATMEIPINSNGDTGTLAEDDSLEQAAKLQWSLDEKVGSSRGTRDLQQVMVSGPNLNETSIVSGGYGGTAEGIIPTSSIKGSNMHHSSSSSSMTAEEVTRGVAVEKLETMKKWGFNTYKCTKQMISERFGRGSRTVDLELEAQIEVLRDTKKKYESVLRLARALTNHFYNMVQTQHALGDTFADLSQKSPELRDEFGYNAETQKLLCKNGETLLGAINFFVSSINTLVKKTMEDTLMTIKMYENARLEFDAYRSDLEELSLGPRDAVAMARIDAAQQQYQVQKDKYERLRSDVIIKLKFLEENKVKVMHKQLLLFHNAISAYFAGNQQQLEQTLKQFNIKLRPPGADKPSWLEEQ